From the Sphingobium yanoikuyae genome, the window CTCTACGCCCTACCGGCGGACAAGGGCGACAGCGGCGGGCCGATTTTCGCGGGAGCCTTCCCGACAGCCGTCGTAGTCGCCCTCCACACCGACAGTTTCGACACAGGCAACCCCTTCGAGGCAGGAGGAGAGTTGGCCGACCAGCAGATGATCGCACGGATCGCATCGCTCGAGGCGCAGGCGCGCACCTGAACTTAAGACGGGGGAAGAAATGAAGAAGATTGCATTCGGAACCGCGGCGTTGGGGATGATGCTGTCGGGTTGCGCCAATGGCCTCCCGGGCTTGCGCCCTCTAACATACCAGCAGCCGGCGGACACACGGCTCATAGTCAGCTACGCGCCGTGCCCACACCTCTCGAAGCAGGGAAAAAACTTCGCCCCGATCGTTGCCGCCGTCCTTCTAGGGGCCGCGACTAAGACGCTCGAGAACTTCGGAACCGCTCTCCAGAAAGGCTCCGAGGGTGGCAACCTCCCCGCAAGCAATGCGAGCGTGAACTTTGAGCTCTACAGCGGCGACCTCCCGCAGTGCCTGATCGCGATCCGAGGCAAGTTCGAGGCCACCGAGAAGCTGAAGACGAAGATCGCTATGCCGGCGGTCGATCCAGTGACGGTGAACGGCACTGCCGTTCCGAGCATCTTGGTCCGCGACGTCAATGGCTCTAAGGTGACAGGAGTGCTACCCGACGTGTACGAGTTGGCGCACTACGTGGAGATCGCGATCAGCCCCTCACATAACCAGACGGCACTCACCTTCACACCCGCATACACTTGGATCGCTAAGTCGATGGACGGCGGGACAAGCGGCTCTCGCGGCCTCTCGATCGCGGTTAAGTTCAGCCGCCCGGGCGGCCAAGACACGGGCAGCGCCGTGCTGATCGAGGACCGCACGATCGGCAAGCAGCAGACATACCAGCCGCTGTCCGACGGGCGCTTCCCGCACGAGGCTTCGTGGTTCGCGACGATCGGCACGAACAGCGGCACTGGCGGCGCGGTCGGCCGCGCCAACACCCAGGCTGACGCGGCGCCCGCGGCTCAACCTGGCAGCGGAACCGGACAGGCGACGGGCCAGGCACCTGCGGTTGCGCCCCAGGCGCCAACGCTGGCGCCTCCAAAGCCTGCTGCGGGCGCGCCGATGCTAAACGAGCCGTTCCCGTTCACCGCCACTGTCACCGTCGTCGAGAGTCGGCCGACCAAGGAGTTCGTAGCCTTCGTGGCCGGCGTCTTCGCAGCGGCGCGCCCGGCGATCGACGCCCGGCTCAAGGAGGAAATAGATCCCGCCACGCAGCTTGCCAGCCAGAAGACCGCGCTGGACAATGAGGGCGCCTACGGCGACGCACTGGCTAAGGCCAAGGTCGCATTGCTGAATTATTGCGCGCTAGATGCGGCGAGCAAAATTTCAGACCGAATATCGCAGTCCGGAGCCACTCGCCAACTGCAAGCAGCCGCGAACAAGGCGGCGTTAACTGCCGACTACTCGCCACCGTTCACGACGCTCGCCATCGTGAGCGATGGCGTCCCGAAAACAGTGAATCCAGACACCTGCCAGTAAGAATGACCGGGGCGGCCAAGTCATTCGAAGGGCAGCCCTAGACAAATAGCAAGCCTGAAGCCCTTCCGGGAGAAGGGAAGCGATCCGACTGGGTAGCAGTTTCTGTGAACCGCAGAGGGCTTTCTCGTTTATTGGCCCTTGTCCCATGATCATCGAACGTCCGGTTCGCCTGCAACCCGACGTTCGCCGCCAGTCTCCTGAGTGGCGGCAATGTCCGCAATCTCGACCAAAATTGAATGTCTGCTCCCGAGCGCGAAAAACACTGTCGAACGGCGAAAATTTGGGGCAAGCGCCCTTCCTTGTGTTCGGATCGCCTGTCGGGCAGGGCTACTCTCATCATGATAGAGTTCCATGCCCCTGCCGCAGAGACTCCGGAGCTGGGGTTGTCACCCTTGTTGCGCGGCGACTGACAGGATGCGAGCGTAGCGACAATCAAGATGAGAATCGGTTGTTGGGGTGTCGGTGAAGGGCGGAGGGCGTAGCCCGAAGCCCGTAGCCGAGACCCCAACAACCGATGGCCCTTTAATGGAGGAGCCGCAGATCGTCGGGGCCGACCCAATATTCATTGGCATATCCAGATTGGAGGGAGATGCCGTGAGTGCCGGGTTGCCAAGTCAACGATCATCAAATGAGGCTTTTCATGAAATTGCGACAGACCAACCCGGTCCCGGTGGCTGCGGCGAAGGCCGGGTTCAGCACCGCGACGGGCTACCGGATCGCGAGCGATCCGGTGCTTCCTTCACACCGTAAAGCGCCCCGCGGCCGACGGCGACCTGATCCGTTGGAATCGATCTTCGAGAGCGAGATCGTACCAATGCTGAAGGCGGCACCTGGCTTGCGGGCGGTGGCGATCTTCGAGGAGATGCGCCGTCGCCATCCCGATCTCGATTTTGGGGTTCGCCGCACGATGGAGCGTCGTATCCGTGCCTGGCGGGCCGTTCATGGCCCGGAACAGGAAGTGATCTTCCGCCAGACTCATGAGCCGGGGCGAATGGGCCTTTCGGACTTCACCGACATGAGGAGCCTCAAAGTCACGATCGCGGGTGCGCCCCTCGATCACCTGCTTTACCACTTCCGCCTGGTGTGGTCAGGCTTCGAACATGCCCATGTCATCCTGGGCGGCGAGAGCTATGTCGCATTGGCTGAGGGGCTGCAGAACGCGCTTTGGATGCTGGGCGGCGCGCCGGGCGAACACCGCAGCGACAGTCTGTCGGCCGCGTTTCGCAACCTTGATGCCGATGCCCGTGCGGACTTGACCACACGCTACGACGCCTTGTGCGAACATTATGGCATGACGCCGACCCGCAACAACCGCGGCATCGCGCATGAGAATGGCAGCGTCGAAAGCTCCCACGGCCATCTCAAGGCGGCGGTGGAGGATGCGCTGGCGATGCGTGGATCGACCGACTTCGAGGACATCGCGGCCTATCGCAGGTTCATCGACGAGATCGTTGCCCGAAAGAACCGGCGCAGTGCCGCCCGCATCGACACCGAAAGGGCAACGCTCAAACCGCTACCTGATCGTCGCACCAGCGACTACGAGGAACATATCCTTCCCGTCACCTCGTCCAGCACCTTCGTTCTGCGCAAGGTGTTCTACACGGTGCCGTCACGGTTGATCGGGCATCGACTGCGTGTGCGCCTCTACGATGATCGGCTCGATCTGTTCCTGGGCGGCAGTTATCTCATGACCCGGCCACGCGGTCGCCCGAAAAGCGCTACCGAACATGGCTATGTGGTGGATTACCGTCACGTGATCCATAGCCTCAGGCGTAAGCCGATGGCCCTGCTGCAGCTGACCTATCGCGACCAGTTGTTCCCGCGCGAGGCGTACAGGCTCATGTTCGAACGGCTGCTCGAAGCCATGTCCGAGCGTGACGCTTGCCGCAAGATGGTCGAGTTGCTGTCCATGGCCCATGAACGGGCCTGCGAGGCCGAGCTTGCCGATCTTCTCGCCCAGGACCTTGACGAAGGCCGGCTGCCTGACATCGCCGCGTTGCGAACGCGCTTCTCGCCCGATCCGGCCGCGCTGCCCGAGGTGGTGGTCGAGCTTGGCCCCCTGACCGACTACGATGCCCTGCTGCTGGGAGAGGCCGCATGACCAAGGCCCATAACGTCGATGCCCAGCGCCTGAGCTTCATCCTCAACGAGTTGAGGCTTCCTGCCATCAAGGTGATCTGGCCCGAGTTTACCGAACGTGCCGACAAGGAGGGCTGGCCCGCCACCCGACTGCTCGCTGCACTTACCGAGCATGAAATGGCCGAACGTGACCGGCGTAGGATCGAACGTCATCTGAGCGACGCACGATTACCACCGGGCAAAACGCTCGACAGCTTCGCCTTCGACGCCGTGCCGATGGTCTCGCGGGCGCAGGTCACGGCCATGACCTCGGGCGACGGATGGCTGGAAAAGGGCGCCAATCTCATCCTGTTCGGCCCGCCGGGCGGAGGAAAGAGCCACTTGGCGGCAGCCATCGGCCTGCAACTTGTCCAGAATGGTTGGCGCGTGCTGTTCACCCGCACGTCCGAGCTGGTCCAGAAGCTTCAGCTCGCGCGCCGCGAACTGGCGCTCGAATCCGCCATCGCCAAGCTCGACAAATACCACCTGCTCATCCTGGACGACCTCGCCTATGTCGCCAAGGATCAGGCTGAAACCTCCGTGCTCTTCGAGTTGATCAGCGCACGCTATGAGCGCCGATCCATGCTCATCACGGCCAACCAGCCCTTCGGCGAATGGAACCGGGTCTTCCCGGATCCCGCCATGACGCTCGCGGCCGTCGACCGTCTCGTTCATCACGCCACCATCTTCGAGATGAATGTCGAGAGCTATCGTCGCAGGGCCGCCCTCCAGCGACAGACAGGGGCTGGAAGGACCCCAAAATACGCGACAATCAAATCCATCGAGAAAATGTCGATCAGCGACAATCAGAGCGAAGAATCGCCCTTGCCAGCGACAATCTAACCCGGCACCATGAACCCGCCGCGACAATCTGTTCTCATCCTGATAGTCGCTGACCTCTCACCCAGATCGTCGCGCTATACCCTTGTATCGCGCCGCTGTCCTAACCTTGCGACACCTGATTGATGTCGGTCCGATCGGACTTACGCCGAACAAGGCACTGAAGCGCTACTTTGTCACCTGGGCGGCCGGAGCTTTCTGCTGGCCCGGCTACACTGCCGATGAGCTGTACGCGATCAATAAAGTTCTGAACGAGCATGACTTTCCGCCGCTGGTTTTGCTCCATGATCTGCTACTGGCGGCAAAGCTTGCCCGCCACCGGAAGGGCTTTCTGCACATCACCAAATCAGGAAGGGACCTGCTGGACCATGGAGGAAGCCTGTGGATCACCCTATCGCAGCACCTCCTTCTTACCGCCGGACACGACGACATGCTGGAGATCGAATGGGTTTCGGTTCTGCATGCGTTGAACGTCGAGGCCCATGAAGGAGTCACTGACCGGCGCTTCGCCTCGCGGCTGATGGGGGCTGACGAACAGGATTATCATTCCAAATCGCTCATCTATGTGCATGTCCTTCGTCCGCTAAGTTGGCTGGGGCTGTTACACGAGACACGCCAAAGCCAATCGGAACGCCTCTTTAAGAAGACAGGGCTCTGGCCCTTGGCGTTGCGTTTCGAGGAGAGCGCAGCGCTGCCTCCGCCCACCAGGCATTGATCCTGACGCTCGACATCGGTGATCGACAACTGGAAGGGGATTCCACCGCGCGGATAACAATCCTGCCGCGCCGCAGCTGGCCTCCAGCGGAAGGTGCGGCAACCAGCTGGGCTGCCGTCGAACCACGTCGGACGCTAGACCTAGATCGTTGATCCCTAGGTGTGCACAATCCGGTTTTGCGACAGGTGTCGACCACGAGTTGCGCTAGCAGAGTGCCTTCATGTCGCGCCACGCCGAGCCTGGCGAGCCTGCCGGGGCGAGTCAGTTTGCTTGCCCCGGCCAGCTTGGAAGATCGGCCGTTAGCTTTGTAGCGCGTTTCAGGGCCGAGGCCGATGCCGCGAGCCGTTCAACCTTTCCCCGCCAGGCAGCGATATTCTTCTGCACGCCGCCGTGGCGGACCGGCCCAAATTTGGTGATGCGAACGGGCTTGAATCCGCAGAAGCCCAGAATCTGGCCGCGCCAGCGGCGCACGACAGCGTTGCCGTAGGCGAGCCAAAGATAGAAGGCTGGTGTATCCGTCGTAATGAGGACATCGGCCGAGCGTCCTGCCAGAAGCCGGTCCCAGAAGGGATCGTCCTTGTGATAGCGAAACGCAAAGCCGGGCAGCAGAACCCGATCGATCAAACCTTTGAGCTGCGCAGGCTCGCTGCCCCACCACATCGGAAACCCGACCACGAGATGATCGGCAGCCGCGATGGCGCCGCCGATCCGTTCCAGATCGAGCTCCCAACCCTGGACTTCTTTGTAGCCGCGCCGCAGGTTCGGCTCGAAATCGAGATCCCGCACCGCGATGCGCTCAACCTCTACCTGGTCGCCAAGCGCAGCCTGATAGGTATCGAGCAGATGGCTGACGAAGCGGCCAGAGTCAGGATGTCCGTCAAGGATGAGCACTCGCATAGCTGACTCCGTCAAAGGTCGATATCAGCCCACAAGGCAGCATGGTCGGACCCTGCATCGGCTGCCCTGCTGACTTCGGGATAGGCCTCCCAGCGCTTCGGTCGCGATCCTGGCCACATGCCGGTGCGGTACACGCCGCCTGACCGCACGCGTTCAAACAGCGAAGGCGACAGCAGTATATAGTCGATCTTATTGGCCGCGTTGCACAGACCATAGGTGCCAGGATAGCCGCCATCGTCGAACGCCGGGTGGGTGAAGATGTCCGCCAAATCTGTGTCATGGAGCAGTGGAGCGAGTGGTGCGCTCGATGGCGTGTCGTTGAAGTCGCCGATGATAGCGACATAGCGCGCACCATTGTCGATCAGCCCTCTATAGATTTCGGCGATCCGCTCGGCTTGCGCCTTGCGTTTGGCGTCGGACGCTGCCTTGCCGCCATAGCCCTTACTCTTGAGATGGTTGACCAGCACCAGAAGTGTCTCACCGTTCGGAGTCGTTACCTCGAATTGCGGGCAATCGCGTGAAAAGACAGGTTGGCCGTTCGGCAGCTGGTCGTCGACGCGGCTGCACATTGTGCCGATCGGATAGCCCGTGCGGCTCATCAATCCGACGTCAATGCCCCGCTCGTCATTGCCGTCGATCAGCATGACATGGCGAAACGGCGTGCCGCCGAGTGCCGGCAGGATCTCCGTGTTGAACGCTGACAGCACCGGGCGGCTTTCGGCCTCGATGACACCGAGCACGTCGGCTTCCAGGTCCATCATAACCCGCGCGGTGTTCCGCATCGCATGTTCGTTGACTGGTTCGTCGCGGAGTTCCAGCGAGCCCACCCAATCGGCGCGTCCGTCCGCCTCGATCACGACGCCACCGTCCTTGGGGCGTCGCAACAAGCCGCCGCGGTTGCGTCGCAAGATAACAAACGGGCCTGTGTCGGATTTCTCAAGGCCGAGGTCACGCATCAGCTCGACCATCCGGGTTTTGTCGGCGGGAGCATAGGTGACCTGACCAAGAAGCCCGTTGAGCGTGGCGAACTTCTCCAATACCGGGCGGCCTTCTTCCCAGCTGTCGAGGTTCATTGCCTTGGCACGATCGAACAGGTTTTCGACGTTATAGACAGCAAGCTTCATGGTTTTTCTCCCTTCGCTTGAGCAATTTACTCGATTACTGTTGCGGGCGCGCGACGAACATGAGAGCCCGCCCCGAAAGTTGTTGAGCAATACCAGCATGTTGTGATTCACGCCGTCCTGCGAGAGATGGAGTGATCAATGACATGGACTGATATTGCCCGGCAGGAGCATAGCCGGAAAGGATTGCGCTATTCCAGTGATATGACGGACCGTGAGTGGTCTTTGGCCGAGCCGTTCATCCCGCCGGCCAAGCGCGGGGGTCGTCGTCGGACGACAGACATGCGCGAGGTGGTGAATGCCTTGCTTTACATAGCAGCAAGCGGCTGCGCCTGGAGGCTTCTGCCCAAATGCTTTCCGCCGGTCTCGACGGTGCAGCGCTATTTCTACGCTTGGCGCAACACCGGTTTGCTCGAGGCCATGAACACGGTGCTGGTGATGAACCTGCGCGAGATCGAAGGGCGCGAAGCCTCGCCCAGCGCCGGTGTGATCGACAGCCAGTCAGTGAAAACCACCGAAAGCGGCGGCCCTTGCGGGTATGACGCGGGCAAGAAGATCAAGGGCCGGAAGCGGCATATCCTGACCGACACCTGCGGCTTTCTCATCTTCATCCTGGTCCACACCGCCGACATCCAGGACCGCGACGGTGCCGTCGATGTCCTCAAGGCCGTGCGCAAACGCTTCCCGTGGCTACGCCATGTTTTTGCCGATGGGGGCTATGCTGGTGACAAGCTCCGTGCAGCCCTCTCCAGATCGGGAGCCTGGACGATCGAGATCATCAAGCGTTCGGACAAGGCAACGGGCTTCCAGGTTCTCCCGCGGCGGTGGGTCGTCGAACGGACCTTCGCATGGCTTGGCCGATGCCGCCGACTTGCCAAAGACTGGGAAACCACCATCGCATCGTCCGCCGCTTGGGCGACGATAGCCTCCATCCGCATGCTCACCCGCAGAACTGCAAGGTATTGCTACGTTTGAGGAACTTCTGAGTCAGGCACTGAGAGCCAATGTTCAATGGCCTTCGCTGGTATATGGAATATCCGCGCTGCGTCCCAGGAATAGCCAGTGCGCGCTCTTCGGCAATGCGGTTTCCCCGCCAAAAGTCAGATTGACCGAATAATAATTCGAACCATGATCAGGTGATTAAATTCCGTTTCGACGATGCCGGGGGGCAAACAACCGAGCGGTATCCGCGTCAATTTCTGCGGTGACCTGCGAAATGGGACGGAGATTATCACCCATGCAGTACCAACGTCGAATTGAATCCATGTTGGAAGAGGGCGGCCAACTGGCCGTCTTTGCACCACTTTGCAAGTCAATCATCACTAGCAGGACGCAGCTGGCGGAATTGTTCGGCTCACTTTGCTCGGACCCCGGCAGCGAGATGCTCCTTGATCTTTATTGGCGTGACAGCCAAGGCCTGAAGACCTCGCTTACCAGTTTATGGCGTGCTTCAAAGGCCTCGGAAATGACAGCCCGGCATTGTCTGGCTGTAATGGAGGCACAGGCCATTGTCGAACGTCTGCCTGACCCTCTCGACAAGCGTCGCACCTATGTGCAGCTGACCATCTCTGGTCGAGAGAAGATGGATACCTGTTTCCAAACCATCCTGGCCGGATTCGTCCAAGCCTTCCAGGATTGCACTGCCAGCTGCGCTGACACCGCTCGGCCTCAGGACTATTGTCCCTGGAGCGCTGGCGCCTTTGCAGCCTCGTCAGTGGCTGCCCGCCACCGTTCTCGTTCAGGTAAAAGACCAACGTCGAGCCAAGCAAATCGACGGGCTTGAATGGACATCCGGGCCTGCGGGTCACGATCGGCGAATGTGCCATGAACCCGATTTTCCGGGATAAGGTTGCTGGTCGTACAACGTTGAATGAACCAGATGGACGACGCTGGCGAATTGCCATTGCCTGACGAGGCTACACAATCCCGTCGATAAGCGCTCCGGTAAAAAGTCGCCGGAAGAGAAGGGGGCTTTGGTTTGAGGAAGCAAGCTCAAACCGGAGTGTCCCTCAATGGCTCTTTCACGCACCAGCGCTGACCCCCGTCTCCATGCCGCCGCTGCACGGATCGTCAAATCACTCGGCGTTGAATGGAGGCCATCGGGCGTAATGTGCCGCTGCCCAGCTCACAAGGATAACACACCAAGCCTTTCAGTCCGCGTCGGCGAGCGCAGCATTCTATTCAAATGCTTTGCGGGGTGTTCGACCATCGATGTCATGCGTGCGCTTCGAACGGACAAACTCTCTACTCCCTCCGCCGAAACACAGGCTGGGTGGGGCGATGAAGCACGCGAACGGCGGCTGAACGGGCGGATTAGCTCTCTCTGGAAAGAGGCACGTCCAGTGACGGGCACGCCTGCAGACAACTATCTGTCCACGCGCGGGTTTGCCGGGCCGCACCCGGCACTGCGCTATCATGATCGCGTTCCACTGGGCAGGGGAACCGACGTCCGTTTTCGCCCCGCACTGCTGGCGGCTGCCGAAGGTGATTTGGGTGTCATCGCGCTCGAACGGCTGTTCCTCGACCCTTGTACCGGGTTGCCAGTCAACGATCTTGCTCCGCCAAAGCGCATGCTCGGCCGACCTCACCATGGCGCCGTCCGCTTTGGTGCCGCGACCCGGGTGCTCGGGCTGGCGGAAGGGTGGGAAACGGCTTGGTCGGCCCACATTTTGCTCGGAATCCCTGTCTGGGCCGCCTTCGGATCTGAACGGTTTCCGTTGGTCGCCATACCCGAACGGATTGAGCATCTGATCCTGCTTCCAGACGATGACGCTGCGGGCCGTCGTGGAGCGCAACGTGCGGCAGCTGCTCACCAAGGACCGGGACGTCGCATTGAGACACGGTTCCCCGGATCGGGCTTCAACGATTGGAATGATCGGTATCAGTCAGAAAGGGGAGGGGGAGGTGAGAATGTGCGGAAAGCAGCCTGATGGTCAGGTGGATGCACCGCACAGGAGTAACACCGATGACATTTCCGATCATCTATGTGCCCGCGGTCAACTGCCGTGTGGCGGAAGACAATGTGCGCAAGCATTCCAACGCTGATGCGGATGCTCAGTTCGAAGCGCATCTCGGCGAAACTGGCATCGTCCTCCAGAACCTGATCGGCGTCCCGATCAAGCGCCGGAAAGACCAGTATGACATCTATGCTGGCGGCCGTCGTCTGTCCCGGACGCTCAGCAATATCGAGAAGGGCGTGTTGCCCAAGGATTTTCAGGTTCCGGTCATGGTGGTCCCGACCGCCGAAGACGCGATATCAATGAGCCTCGCTGAGAACTTCTTCCAGCTTGCGATGAACCCGGCGGACGCCTGCACGGCCTTTCGCACGATCATCGACAAGGAGAAGAAAACGACCGCCGACATTGCAAAGCGGTTCAGCCTGACGGAACGTTTCGTTGAGGGCCGTCTACGCCTCGCCAACCTGGCTACGCCGGTATTTGAGGCACTGGCGAAGGGGCAGATCACACTCGACATCGCCAAGGCCTACGCCAAGACGACCGATACCGTCCGGCAGGCATCGGTGTTCGAAAGCCTGGCCGGCACCTACTATGCGAACAATGCTGCCGAGATCGAACGCCAGGTGACAGCGGGGAGTTACACCGGCGGTCATCCGAAAGCGTTGCTGGTCGGCCGTGAGGCCTATCTCGCGGCGGGCGGCAACATCGACAGAGACCTCTATTCCGATGCCGAAAGTGAACTCTGGACCAACCGAGAACTGCTCGACCAACTCGCTGAAGAGGCTCTCACGGAAGCAGCCCAAGCCATCCGCGAGCGTGAAGGGTTCGCTGAAGTCCGTACGATCGCAGCCAACCACGTTCCATACACCGCAACCATGGGATTGCGGCGCCTCCAGGGGGTTGTTCCGCCACTCAGCGAGACCCAGGAGACTCGACGGACCGAAATCCAGGCGGAGATCGAGGAAATCGAGGAAACAGCGGCTGAAGCCGAGGAGTATAGCGACGAGCAGCTCGAAAAGATCGAAGCGCTGGAAACCGAACTCGGCTCTATCATGGACCGGCAGGAGGTGTTCGAGCCCGAGCAGAAAGCAAAGGCGCTTGCCTATATCGTGATCGGCGAGAATGGTCAGCCTGTCGTGGAAGAGGCCTTGTTTCTCGCTGAGACCGACGAGGACGATCAGGATATCGATCCGGATGCCGAGGAGGATGGCGACGACGCCGGCTCGGATGCAGAAAGCACGGCGACCCCGCGCAAGTCAAAGCTCAGTCAGAAACTTCTCGATAGGCTGGCCGTGATGCGGACTGAACTTGTGGCGCTCCATGTCGCGAACGATCCCCACTTCGCGATGGATCTCGGCACCTTCGTCATGGTCGATGCCGCCCATCGTAAGTTTGGCGGAGCCTATGATCTTGCATCGGGGCTTAAGGCGCCGCTGCCTGAGCGACGGGTTGGCAATTTCGTCAGCGAGACGGCCGCTGCTGAAGCCTGGGTCAAGCTTGAAGGGGAGCTTGATCACTCTTGGCGGGACGCCGGCGATCCTGTTGCACGCTTTGATGCCTTCCGGGCGCTGGACGATGAAATGCGCGCCAACTGGTTTGCCTGGGCGATCGCGCGGACCATCGAGCCGGTCGCCGACAGCGGTTCGGGAGCGCCGTTCTTGCGGCATCTGGGGCGCAGCCTCGACATCGATGTTGCGCGTTGGTGGCGTCCCACCACTCGAAACTTCTTCGATGCCGTTACGCGCAACTGGATCCTCGATCTGTTCGAGGACATTGGCGGGGAGGATCTGAAGTCCCGCTATGGCGCAGCGAAGAAGGCGGACCTCTCAGCCTCTGCCGAGAAGCTGTTTGCCGGGCAGTCGATCATCGAAGCCGAGATCAAGGACAAGGTGCTTGCCTGGCTTCCCCAGCCCATGCGGATCGAGGAACCGCCGGTCGTGGAAGCCAGCGGTCCGAGCCGTGCGGAGCTGGCGGCCGCCATCGGCGCAACCCAGGCTGAGCCGGCCATCGAGGAACCGGTCGAGGCCGCGAATGATGCGGACGGGGACGATCTGGCTGAAGCCGCTTGATCTGATCCTTCCCTCTCACTCGGGCCGGGGCGCTTGCGTTCCGGCCCGTTCCTTTATCCCCGCTGCGTCTTCGCGTCCGTTTCTGCGGACAGATGCCGTGCGCAAATTTCCCGGAGATCATCATCATGAATATCCAGTCTGCCGCAGGCCTCGATGTCCACGCCGCCGATGCCGCTCGTAAGGCAGCGGGCCTCTACAGTGTCGCGCTGACCATCGCCGAGCATCTCGCCAGTGCCGGCACGATGTCGCGCCAACATCTCTCGCGGCTGATGCGCGAGACGTTCGGAGCCAACGACGCTTCGGGCGTCTGGTCGATGCGTGACGCCTATGACGCGCTTGAAGCCGGCCAGGTGCTGTTCCTGCGAAACCATGAGTCCTCACCGCTGACATTGTCCGAGCCCGCTGCGATCCTGAAGGCGCTCACCGACCTCGAACGCGGCCTGCCGACCCAGACCTATCGCTCCGAACATCAGGTCGATCTCCAGCA encodes:
- the istA gene encoding IS21 family transposase — its product is MPGCQVNDHQMRLFMKLRQTNPVPVAAAKAGFSTATGYRIASDPVLPSHRKAPRGRRRPDPLESIFESEIVPMLKAAPGLRAVAIFEEMRRRHPDLDFGVRRTMERRIRAWRAVHGPEQEVIFRQTHEPGRMGLSDFTDMRSLKVTIAGAPLDHLLYHFRLVWSGFEHAHVILGGESYVALAEGLQNALWMLGGAPGEHRSDSLSAAFRNLDADARADLTTRYDALCEHYGMTPTRNNRGIAHENGSVESSHGHLKAAVEDALAMRGSTDFEDIAAYRRFIDEIVARKNRRSAARIDTERATLKPLPDRRTSDYEEHILPVTSSSTFVLRKVFYTVPSRLIGHRLRVRLYDDRLDLFLGGSYLMTRPRGRPKSATEHGYVVDYRHVIHSLRRKPMALLQLTYRDQLFPREAYRLMFERLLEAMSERDACRKMVELLSMAHERACEAELADLLAQDLDEGRLPDIAALRTRFSPDPAALPEVVVELGPLTDYDALLLGEAA
- the istB gene encoding IS21-like element helper ATPase IstB; the encoded protein is MTKAHNVDAQRLSFILNELRLPAIKVIWPEFTERADKEGWPATRLLAALTEHEMAERDRRRIERHLSDARLPPGKTLDSFAFDAVPMVSRAQVTAMTSGDGWLEKGANLILFGPPGGGKSHLAAAIGLQLVQNGWRVLFTRTSELVQKLQLARRELALESAIAKLDKYHLLILDDLAYVAKDQAETSVLFELISARYERRSMLITANQPFGEWNRVFPDPAMTLAAVDRLVHHATIFEMNVESYRRRAALQRQTGAGRTPKYATIKSIEKMSISDNQSEESPLPATI
- a CDS encoding NAD(P)H-dependent oxidoreductase, encoding MRVLILDGHPDSGRFVSHLLDTYQAALGDQVEVERIAVRDLDFEPNLRRGYKEVQGWELDLERIGGAIAAADHLVVGFPMWWGSEPAQLKGLIDRVLLPGFAFRYHKDDPFWDRLLAGRSADVLITTDTPAFYLWLAYGNAVVRRWRGQILGFCGFKPVRITKFGPVRHGGVQKNIAAWRGKVERLAASASALKRATKLTADLPSWPGQAN
- a CDS encoding endonuclease/exonuclease/phosphatase family protein, with protein sequence MKLAVYNVENLFDRAKAMNLDSWEEGRPVLEKFATLNGLLGQVTYAPADKTRMVELMRDLGLEKSDTGPFVILRRNRGGLLRRPKDGGVVIEADGRADWVGSLELRDEPVNEHAMRNTARVMMDLEADVLGVIEAESRPVLSAFNTEILPALGGTPFRHVMLIDGNDERGIDVGLMSRTGYPIGTMCSRVDDQLPNGQPVFSRDCPQFEVTTPNGETLLVLVNHLKSKGYGGKAASDAKRKAQAERIAEIYRGLIDNGARYVAIIGDFNDTPSSAPLAPLLHDTDLADIFTHPAFDDGGYPGTYGLCNAANKIDYILLSPSLFERVRSGGVYRTGMWPGSRPKRWEAYPEVSRAADAGSDHAALWADIDL
- a CDS encoding IS5 family transposase, whose amino-acid sequence is MTWTDIARQEHSRKGLRYSSDMTDREWSLAEPFIPPAKRGGRRRTTDMREVVNALLYIAASGCAWRLLPKCFPPVSTVQRYFYAWRNTGLLEAMNTVLVMNLREIEGREASPSAGVIDSQSVKTTESGGPCGYDAGKKIKGRKRHILTDTCGFLIFILVHTADIQDRDGAVDVLKAVRKRFPWLRHVFADGGYAGDKLRAALSRSGAWTIEIIKRSDKATGFQVLPRRWVVERTFAWLGRCRRLAKDWETTIASSAAWATIASIRMLTRRTARYCYV
- a CDS encoding helix-turn-helix domain-containing protein, which translates into the protein MQYQRRIESMLEEGGQLAVFAPLCKSIITSRTQLAELFGSLCSDPGSEMLLDLYWRDSQGLKTSLTSLWRASKASEMTARHCLAVMEAQAIVERLPDPLDKRRTYVQLTISGREKMDTCFQTILAGFVQAFQDCTASCADTARPQDYCPWSAGAFAASSVAARHRSRSGKRPTSSQANRRA
- a CDS encoding DUF7146 domain-containing protein produces the protein MALSRTSADPRLHAAAARIVKSLGVEWRPSGVMCRCPAHKDNTPSLSVRVGERSILFKCFAGCSTIDVMRALRTDKLSTPSAETQAGWGDEARERRLNGRISSLWKEARPVTGTPADNYLSTRGFAGPHPALRYHDRVPLGRGTDVRFRPALLAAAEGDLGVIALERLFLDPCTGLPVNDLAPPKRMLGRPHHGAVRFGAATRVLGLAEGWETAWSAHILLGIPVWAAFGSERFPLVAIPERIEHLILLPDDDAAGRRGAQRAAAAHQGPGRRIETRFPGSGFNDWNDRYQSERGGGGENVRKAA
- a CDS encoding ParB/RepB/Spo0J family partition protein; the protein is MTFPIIYVPAVNCRVAEDNVRKHSNADADAQFEAHLGETGIVLQNLIGVPIKRRKDQYDIYAGGRRLSRTLSNIEKGVLPKDFQVPVMVVPTAEDAISMSLAENFFQLAMNPADACTAFRTIIDKEKKTTADIAKRFSLTERFVEGRLRLANLATPVFEALAKGQITLDIAKAYAKTTDTVRQASVFESLAGTYYANNAAEIERQVTAGSYTGGHPKALLVGREAYLAAGGNIDRDLYSDAESELWTNRELLDQLAEEALTEAAQAIREREGFAEVRTIAANHVPYTATMGLRRLQGVVPPLSETQETRRTEIQAEIEEIEETAAEAEEYSDEQLEKIEALETELGSIMDRQEVFEPEQKAKALAYIVIGENGQPVVEEALFLAETDEDDQDIDPDAEEDGDDAGSDAESTATPRKSKLSQKLLDRLAVMRTELVALHVANDPHFAMDLGTFVMVDAAHRKFGGAYDLASGLKAPLPERRVGNFVSETAAAEAWVKLEGELDHSWRDAGDPVARFDAFRALDDEMRANWFAWAIARTIEPVADSGSGAPFLRHLGRSLDIDVARWWRPTTRNFFDAVTRNWILDLFEDIGGEDLKSRYGAAKKADLSASAEKLFAGQSIIEAEIKDKVLAWLPQPMRIEEPPVVEASGPSRAELAAAIGATQAEPAIEEPVEAANDADGDDLAEAA